The following proteins come from a genomic window of Miscanthus floridulus cultivar M001 chromosome 2, ASM1932011v1, whole genome shotgun sequence:
- the LOC136532007 gene encoding probable dolichyl pyrophosphate Man9GlcNAc2 alpha-1,3-glucosyltransferase isoform X3 yields MAKPRKPRTSAPDPPVSAARLPWHPPAPPVPTAVLISLAALLVRVLVSVGPYSGQGAAPKFGDYEAQRHWMELTLHLTPSDWYRNTSDNDLAYWGLDYPPLSAYQSLLHGRIINASLPEAVALRSSRGYESMESKLLMRWTVLSSDLLVFFPAVLWFVWAYMKLGIGGEERRKGWMWLLSMVLISPCLVLIDHGHFQYNCISLGLTLGATAGVLSRNELVAAALFTLAINHKQMSLYFAPAFFSHLLGKCLKRKYPIVEVTKLAFVVLGTFALVWWPFLHSHEAALQVISRLAPFERGIYEDYVANFWCSTSVIIKWKKLFTIKPLKLMSLSATILAFLPSFIQQVKSPSNLGFLYSLMNSSFSFYLFSYQVHEKSILLPLLPASLLALEEPRMYGCSVHQLQAMDVGHTF; encoded by the exons ATGGCGAAGCCGAGGAAACCCCGCACCTCGGCTCCAGATCCGCCCGTATCCGCCGCTCGGCTTCCGTGGCACCCACCGGCACCGCCGGTCCCCACGGCCGTTCTGATCTCGCTCGCCGCGCTCCTCGTCCGCGTGCTGGTCTCCGTGGGCCCCTACTCCGGTCAGGGTGCGGCGCCCAAGTTCGGCGACTACGAGGCGCAGCGGCACTGGATGGAGCTCACCCTCCACCTCACGCCCTCCGACTGGTACCGCAACACCTCCGACAATGACCTTGCCTACTGGGGCCTGGACTACCCGCCCCTCTCCGCCTACCAGAGCCTCCTCCACGGCCGTATCATCAACGCCTCACTACCCGAGGCCGTCGCGCTCCGCTCCTCCCGTGGCTACGAATCTATGGAATC GAAGTTGCTGATGCGGTGGACAGTGCTTTCGTCGGATCTGTTGGTGTTCTTCCCTGCTGTTTTGTGGTTTGTGTGGGCATACATGAAACTTGGAATCGGTGGAGAGGAGAGACGGAAGGGGTGGATGTGGCTGCTATCCATGGTCCTGATCAGTCCTTGCTTAGTATTGATCGATCATGGCCATTTTCAG TATAACTGCATTAGCCTTGGACTTACTCTTGGAGCAACTGCTGGTGTTCTGTCGAGGAATGAGCTTGTTGCTGCAGCTCTCTTCACTCTTGCAATCAATCACAAACAG ATGAGCCTGTACTTTGCACCAGCTTTTTTTAGCCATCTTCTGGGGAAGTGCCTCAAACGAAAGTATCCTATTGTCGAAGTAACAAAACTTGCTTTCGTGGTCTTGGGAACTTTTGCTCTTGTCTGGTGGCCATTTTTGCATTCTCATGAGGCTGCCCTACAG GTGATCTCTCGATTAGCTCCATTTGAGAGAGGCATATATGAGGATTATGTTGCAAATTTCTGGTGTAGTACTTCAGTTATTATCAAGTGGAAGAAATTGTTCACGATAAAGCCGCTGAAACTTATGAGTCTCTCTGCTACCATACTGGCTTTCTTGCCTTCATTCATTCAGCAAGTCAAGTCTCCAAGTAATCTTGGCTTCCTTTATTCTCTGATGAACAGCTCTTTCTCTTTCTACCTATTCTCATACCAAG TTCATGAGAAATCAATTTTGCTTCCTCTTTTACCTGCAAGTCTTTTAGCACTGGAAGAACCTCGGATGTATGGATG CTCTGTACACCAATTACAAGCAATGGATGTTGGACACACATTCTAG
- the LOC136532007 gene encoding probable dolichyl pyrophosphate Man9GlcNAc2 alpha-1,3-glucosyltransferase isoform X1, with product MAKPRKPRTSAPDPPVSAARLPWHPPAPPVPTAVLISLAALLVRVLVSVGPYSGQGAAPKFGDYEAQRHWMELTLHLTPSDWYRNTSDNDLAYWGLDYPPLSAYQSLLHGRIINASLPEAVALRSSRGYESMESKLLMRWTVLSSDLLVFFPAVLWFVWAYMKLGIGGEERRKGWMWLLSMVLISPCLVLIDHGHFQYNCISLGLTLGATAGVLSRNELVAAALFTLAINHKQMSLYFAPAFFSHLLGKCLKRKYPIVEVTKLAFVVLGTFALVWWPFLHSHEAALQVISRLAPFERGIYEDYVANFWCSTSVIIKWKKLFTIKPLKLMSLSATILAFLPSFIQQVKSPSNLGFLYSLMNSSFSFYLFSYQVHEKSILLPLLPASLLALEEPRMYGWFVYFALFSMYPLICRDQLLLQYIAVLGLFFLIYYSPSGSYGKRSNMSCRAKLVLSLPLLCSLLLHITYQQIEPPKRYPFLFDALIMFFCFSQFVILALYTNYKQWMLDTHSRSIGVKKDL from the exons ATGGCGAAGCCGAGGAAACCCCGCACCTCGGCTCCAGATCCGCCCGTATCCGCCGCTCGGCTTCCGTGGCACCCACCGGCACCGCCGGTCCCCACGGCCGTTCTGATCTCGCTCGCCGCGCTCCTCGTCCGCGTGCTGGTCTCCGTGGGCCCCTACTCCGGTCAGGGTGCGGCGCCCAAGTTCGGCGACTACGAGGCGCAGCGGCACTGGATGGAGCTCACCCTCCACCTCACGCCCTCCGACTGGTACCGCAACACCTCCGACAATGACCTTGCCTACTGGGGCCTGGACTACCCGCCCCTCTCCGCCTACCAGAGCCTCCTCCACGGCCGTATCATCAACGCCTCACTACCCGAGGCCGTCGCGCTCCGCTCCTCCCGTGGCTACGAATCTATGGAATC GAAGTTGCTGATGCGGTGGACAGTGCTTTCGTCGGATCTGTTGGTGTTCTTCCCTGCTGTTTTGTGGTTTGTGTGGGCATACATGAAACTTGGAATCGGTGGAGAGGAGAGACGGAAGGGGTGGATGTGGCTGCTATCCATGGTCCTGATCAGTCCTTGCTTAGTATTGATCGATCATGGCCATTTTCAG TATAACTGCATTAGCCTTGGACTTACTCTTGGAGCAACTGCTGGTGTTCTGTCGAGGAATGAGCTTGTTGCTGCAGCTCTCTTCACTCTTGCAATCAATCACAAACAG ATGAGCCTGTACTTTGCACCAGCTTTTTTTAGCCATCTTCTGGGGAAGTGCCTCAAACGAAAGTATCCTATTGTCGAAGTAACAAAACTTGCTTTCGTGGTCTTGGGAACTTTTGCTCTTGTCTGGTGGCCATTTTTGCATTCTCATGAGGCTGCCCTACAG GTGATCTCTCGATTAGCTCCATTTGAGAGAGGCATATATGAGGATTATGTTGCAAATTTCTGGTGTAGTACTTCAGTTATTATCAAGTGGAAGAAATTGTTCACGATAAAGCCGCTGAAACTTATGAGTCTCTCTGCTACCATACTGGCTTTCTTGCCTTCATTCATTCAGCAAGTCAAGTCTCCAAGTAATCTTGGCTTCCTTTATTCTCTGATGAACAGCTCTTTCTCTTTCTACCTATTCTCATACCAAG TTCATGAGAAATCAATTTTGCTTCCTCTTTTACCTGCAAGTCTTTTAGCACTGGAAGAACCTCGGATGTATGGATGGTTTGTGTACTTTGCCCTTTTCTCAATGTACCCACTTATCTGCCGTGACCAGCTTCTTCTACAGTATATAGCTGTTCTTGGCCTATTTTTTCTTATATACTACTCACCTAGCGGAAGCTATGGAAAGAGATCAAACATGTCATGCAGGGCAAAGTTAGTTCTTAGCTTGCCACTTTTATGCTCACTTCTACTTCACATTACCTACCAGCAAATAGAGCCTCCCAAGAGGTATCCCTTCCTCTTTGATGCACTGATAATGTTCTTCTGTTTTTCACAATTTGTCATCTTAGCTCTGTACACCAATTACAAGCAATGGATGTTGGACACACATTCTAGATCAATAGGTGTGAAGAAGGATCTGTGA
- the LOC136532007 gene encoding probable dolichyl pyrophosphate Man9GlcNAc2 alpha-1,3-glucosyltransferase isoform X2, whose amino-acid sequence MAKPRKPRTSAPDPPVSAARLPWHPPAPPVPTAVLISLAALLVRVLVSVGPYSGQGAAPKFGDYEAQRHWMELTLHLTPSDWYRNTSDNDLAYWGLDYPPLSAYQSLLHGRIINASLPEAVALRSSRGYESMESKLLMRWTVLSSDLLVFFPAVLWFVWAYMKLGIGGEERRKGWMWLLSMVLISPCLVLIDHGHFQYNCISLGLTLGATAGVLSRNELVAAALFTLAINHKQMSLYFAPAFFSHLLGKCLKRKYPIVEVTKLAFVVLGTFALVWWPFLHSHEAALQVISRLAPFERGIYEDYVANFWCSTSVIIKWKKLFTIKPLKLMSLSATILAFLPSFIQQVKSPSNLGFLYSLMNSSFSFYLFSYQVHEKSILLPLLPASLLALEEPRMYGWFVYFALFSMYPLICRDQLLLQYIAVLGLFFLIYYSPSGSYGKRSNMSCRANSVHQLQAMDVGHTF is encoded by the exons ATGGCGAAGCCGAGGAAACCCCGCACCTCGGCTCCAGATCCGCCCGTATCCGCCGCTCGGCTTCCGTGGCACCCACCGGCACCGCCGGTCCCCACGGCCGTTCTGATCTCGCTCGCCGCGCTCCTCGTCCGCGTGCTGGTCTCCGTGGGCCCCTACTCCGGTCAGGGTGCGGCGCCCAAGTTCGGCGACTACGAGGCGCAGCGGCACTGGATGGAGCTCACCCTCCACCTCACGCCCTCCGACTGGTACCGCAACACCTCCGACAATGACCTTGCCTACTGGGGCCTGGACTACCCGCCCCTCTCCGCCTACCAGAGCCTCCTCCACGGCCGTATCATCAACGCCTCACTACCCGAGGCCGTCGCGCTCCGCTCCTCCCGTGGCTACGAATCTATGGAATC GAAGTTGCTGATGCGGTGGACAGTGCTTTCGTCGGATCTGTTGGTGTTCTTCCCTGCTGTTTTGTGGTTTGTGTGGGCATACATGAAACTTGGAATCGGTGGAGAGGAGAGACGGAAGGGGTGGATGTGGCTGCTATCCATGGTCCTGATCAGTCCTTGCTTAGTATTGATCGATCATGGCCATTTTCAG TATAACTGCATTAGCCTTGGACTTACTCTTGGAGCAACTGCTGGTGTTCTGTCGAGGAATGAGCTTGTTGCTGCAGCTCTCTTCACTCTTGCAATCAATCACAAACAG ATGAGCCTGTACTTTGCACCAGCTTTTTTTAGCCATCTTCTGGGGAAGTGCCTCAAACGAAAGTATCCTATTGTCGAAGTAACAAAACTTGCTTTCGTGGTCTTGGGAACTTTTGCTCTTGTCTGGTGGCCATTTTTGCATTCTCATGAGGCTGCCCTACAG GTGATCTCTCGATTAGCTCCATTTGAGAGAGGCATATATGAGGATTATGTTGCAAATTTCTGGTGTAGTACTTCAGTTATTATCAAGTGGAAGAAATTGTTCACGATAAAGCCGCTGAAACTTATGAGTCTCTCTGCTACCATACTGGCTTTCTTGCCTTCATTCATTCAGCAAGTCAAGTCTCCAAGTAATCTTGGCTTCCTTTATTCTCTGATGAACAGCTCTTTCTCTTTCTACCTATTCTCATACCAAG TTCATGAGAAATCAATTTTGCTTCCTCTTTTACCTGCAAGTCTTTTAGCACTGGAAGAACCTCGGATGTATGGATGGTTTGTGTACTTTGCCCTTTTCTCAATGTACCCACTTATCTGCCGTGACCAGCTTCTTCTACAGTATATAGCTGTTCTTGGCCTATTTTTTCTTATATACTACTCACCTAGCGGAAGCTATGGAAAGAGATCAAACATGTCATGCAGGGCAAA CTCTGTACACCAATTACAAGCAATGGATGTTGGACACACATTCTAG